GTTTCGGTGGGCTCGACCATGAACGCGCCGTGCACCACGAGCGGGAAGTACACCGTCGGCGGATGGTAGCCGTAGTCCATCAGGCGCTTAGCCAGGTCCAGGGTCGTCACGCCGCTCGCCTTCAGGTGCTTGTCCGTGGCGACCACCTCGTGCATGCACGCCTCGGGGAAAGGCACGTGCAGGGACTCCTTCAGGCGGGCACGCAGGTAGTTGGCGTTCAGCACCGCCATGTCCGTCACGCGCCGGAGTCCCTCGCCGCCGTTTTCGCGCAGGTAGACCCAGGCGCGGAGGAGCGTGCCGAAGTTGCCGAAGAAGGCGCGCACGCGGCCGATCGACTTCGGGCGGGCGTAGTCGGCGACGTAGCGGGAACCCGCGCGCTCCACCGTCGGCGTGGGGAGGAAGGGGACGAGCTTCTCGGCGATCCCGACGGGGCCCGCCCCCGGCCCACCGCCTCCGTGCGGGGTGCCGAAGGTCTTGTGCAGGTTGTAGTGCATGACGTCCACCCCCATGTCTCCGGGGCGGAAGCGTCCCATGAGCGCGTTCAGGTTCGCGCCGTCCATGTAGACGAGGCCGCCCGCGCGGTGGACCACCTCGGCGATCTCGGCCAGGTGTCGCTCGAAGAGCCCGAGGGTGTTCGGGTTGGTGATCATGATCGCCGCGACGTCGTCGGAGAGGGCGGCCTTGACGGCGTCGGGGTGCACGAGCCCGTCGGGCCCGGAGGGGACCTGCACCGTGTAGAAGCCGTTCAGAGTGCACGACGCGGGGTTCGTGCCGTGCGCCGAGTCG
The Deltaproteobacteria bacterium genome window above contains:
- the gcvPB gene encoding aminomethyl-transferring glycine dehydrogenase subunit GcvPB, encoding MLHHQEPIFAESEPGRTGASLPALDVPEVTLEGAWPIELRRLREPLLPEVSEPQVVRHYTRASQWNFSIDTGMYPLGSCTMKHNPKCADAASGFPCFNRLHPYQPEEDLQGALELMYDLERMLAEVGGFSRVTLQPSAGAQGELTGLMMIRAYHQDLGQRRTRVLIPDSAHGTNPASCTLNGFYTVQVPSGPDGLVHPDAVKAALSDDVAAIMITNPNTLGLFERHLAEIAEVVHRAGGLVYMDGANLNALMGRFRPGDMGVDVMHYNLHKTFGTPHGGGGPGAGPVGIAEKLVPFLPTPTVERAGSRYVADYARPKSIGRVRAFFGNFGTLLRAWVYLRENGGEGLRRVTDMAVLNANYLRARLKESLHVPFPEACMHEVVATDKHLKASGVTTLDLAKRLMDYGYHPPTVYFPLVVHGAFMVEPTETETLAELDRFVAAVEAIVREAAEDPERVKNAPHTTGLRRLDETLAARQPKLRWTPPAA